The window CAAAAACAACAAGAACATAAGTATCGGCTAAAAAGCGTCTGTCGCAGCCTCTCAAAGACGCGAAATGTTCCATCTTCCACTTCAAGCGGGCATTCTAACCGAGGGAAAATTTACACACAACTATGGACTTGATCGTGGATGAGCGTCGGATCCGAGAGCTATTTACCCTGTCTTTTATGGATCGAAAAGAAAATGCCTTTTTTCTCGGTCCACCGAGGATTGGAAAGACGCACCTGGCAAATTCGATTGGAAAGGAGGCGATCGTAAGAGGATATAAAACGTATTTTAATTACCGCCCATGATTTGGTCACCCAGTTAAGAAGGGCTGTCCAGGAAGGAAAGCTGGAAAAAAAGCTT of the Caldibacillus debilis DSM 16016 genome contains:
- a CDS encoding ATP-binding protein, which encodes MDRKENAFFLGPPRIGKTHLANSIGKEAIVRGYKTYFNYRP